One window from the genome of Leptospirillum ferriphilum encodes:
- a CDS encoding oligopeptide/dipeptide ABC transporter ATP-binding protein, which yields METSTPGTVLEVRHLTKLFLRPRTSLFRPPEHQVAVFDVSFSLPKGSVVGLIGETGSGKTTLGRMVMRLVEPTSGSIHFDGIDLTKMRGKLLRTLRKRFQMVFQDPYSSLNPRMTVRQTIEEPFLVHGVLPDKTERQKALESLLVKVGLDPGDLDRFPGEFSGGGRQRIGIARAIALSPDFLVADEPVSSLDVSIQAQIVNLFARLNKEDKMTFLFISHDLNVVSYLSDYVLVLYKGLNVESGPVQEVFNRPLHPYTRLLVSSSSEKERSAENPIPDISSGSGQAPPLCPFYDRCLEKVEACRTDPPPHRVSKEDGSALTGTPWAHRVSCHSPLGETFFLEQERSDQ from the coding sequence ATGGAGACATCAACCCCCGGTACGGTCCTGGAAGTCCGTCATCTGACAAAACTTTTTTTGCGCCCACGCACTTCTCTTTTTCGTCCCCCCGAACACCAGGTCGCCGTTTTCGATGTTTCCTTTTCCCTGCCAAAAGGGTCCGTCGTCGGTCTGATCGGGGAAACGGGATCCGGAAAAACAACGCTGGGCAGAATGGTCATGAGACTCGTCGAACCAACCTCCGGTTCCATTCACTTTGACGGAATCGACTTGACGAAAATGCGGGGAAAACTTTTAAGGACACTTCGAAAACGATTTCAGATGGTTTTTCAGGATCCCTATTCGTCCCTGAACCCTCGCATGACTGTCCGTCAAACAATCGAAGAACCCTTCCTCGTTCATGGAGTCCTTCCCGACAAAACCGAACGCCAGAAGGCCCTGGAGTCTCTCCTGGTGAAAGTCGGACTGGATCCGGGGGATCTGGACAGATTTCCGGGAGAATTCTCGGGCGGGGGTCGCCAGCGCATTGGAATTGCAAGAGCCATCGCTCTTTCACCGGACTTTCTTGTGGCCGACGAACCCGTCTCTTCCCTGGATGTGTCCATTCAGGCCCAGATCGTGAATCTTTTTGCCCGGCTGAACAAGGAAGACAAGATGACGTTCCTGTTTATCTCGCACGATCTGAACGTTGTCTCCTATCTCTCGGACTATGTGCTGGTCCTCTACAAGGGTCTGAACGTGGAATCGGGACCTGTTCAGGAGGTGTTCAATCGCCCCCTTCACCCTTATACCCGCCTGCTTGTGTCCTCTTCCTCTGAAAAGGAACGATCCGCAGAAAATCCAATCCCCGACATTTCGTCCGGGTCCGGTCAAGCGCCTCCGCTGTGTCCCTTTTACGACCGTTGCCTCGAAAAGGTGGAAGCCTGCCGGACAGATCCCCCGCCCCACCGCGTTTCGAAAGAAGACGGATCTGCGCTCACAGGAACCCCCTGGGCTCATCGCGTTTCCTGTCATTCCCCCTTGGGAGAGACTTTTTTTCTGGAACAAGAACGATCAGACCAATAA
- a CDS encoding ABC transporter ATP-binding protein — protein MMDNLCSPLLKVDNLTVRIDTPRGPVFPVRSFSVSIDQGDLLGIVGESGSGKTMAGLSLLGLLPESARIREGSIRFDGLEMTDAKEKTWNAIRGSRISLVFQEPQSALNPILRIGTMFDEIFDSHRPDEARDHRVRVIRDLLLSVGLDRPDAIVRSYPHQLSGGMRQRVLIAMAIALSPDILIADEPTTALDPTMSTQILDLLLARNRRENMALVLISHDLGIIRRSAKKILVLYAGRVVESVSGKRFFSAGPAHPYSGALILSRPGVRQKTKNDGPLDTIPGQVPPLWDLPKGCAFAPRCPKADSRCHSDSPPWIPTGPEEGALCFYPSLQENVA, from the coding sequence ATGATGGACAACCTGTGTTCTCCCCTTCTCAAGGTTGACAACCTGACTGTCCGGATCGACACACCCCGCGGGCCCGTCTTTCCTGTGCGCTCCTTTTCGGTTTCCATCGATCAAGGCGACCTGCTCGGAATCGTCGGTGAATCCGGGTCTGGAAAAACAATGGCTGGACTGTCACTTCTCGGTCTGTTGCCGGAAAGTGCCCGGATCCGGGAAGGCTCGATCCGGTTCGACGGACTGGAAATGACGGATGCAAAGGAAAAAACGTGGAACGCAATCCGTGGATCCCGGATCAGTCTCGTTTTCCAGGAGCCCCAGAGCGCCCTCAACCCCATTCTCCGGATCGGCACCATGTTCGACGAGATATTTGACAGCCATCGGCCGGACGAAGCCCGGGACCATCGCGTCAGAGTGATCCGGGACCTTCTTCTGTCCGTCGGACTGGATCGGCCGGACGCCATTGTCAGGTCTTACCCGCATCAACTTTCCGGCGGGATGCGTCAGCGCGTCCTGATCGCCATGGCCATTGCCCTTTCTCCAGACATTCTGATCGCCGACGAACCGACAACAGCCCTGGATCCCACGATGTCCACCCAAATTCTGGACCTTCTTCTTGCGAGAAACCGCCGGGAGAACATGGCCCTTGTTCTTATTTCCCATGATCTCGGCATCATTCGCCGGTCGGCGAAAAAAATTCTTGTTCTTTACGCAGGCCGTGTCGTCGAATCGGTATCCGGAAAACGTTTTTTTTCTGCAGGTCCGGCACATCCCTACTCCGGCGCCCTTATTCTCTCGCGTCCGGGCGTCAGACAAAAGACCAAAAACGATGGCCCTCTTGATACGATCCCGGGGCAGGTTCCTCCCCTTTGGGACCTGCCGAAGGGATGTGCCTTTGCCCCCCGATGCCCGAAAGCCGATTCCCGCTGCCACTCCGACTCTCCTCCCTGGATTCCGACAGGCCCGGAAGAAGGGGCACTCTGCTTTTATCCGTCTCTCCAGGAAAACGTGGCCTAG
- a CDS encoding 6-carboxytetrahydropterin synthase encodes MFLISVTATFAASHILPGYPGLCSKLHGHNWTVEVAWSSQGLDPLGMALDFHEAETLLGPLIKELDHSHLNDHPFFRERLPTSEQVAFFLYTRLKEIMSSRTDSTVRLDQVAVTEMAPYKAIYRETSG; translated from the coding sequence GTGTTTCTGATATCCGTGACGGCAACGTTTGCCGCCAGCCATATCCTTCCCGGTTACCCCGGCCTTTGCTCCAAGCTTCACGGACACAACTGGACCGTGGAGGTGGCGTGGTCATCTCAGGGACTGGATCCTCTCGGAATGGCGCTGGACTTTCATGAGGCCGAAACCCTTCTGGGCCCTCTCATAAAAGAACTTGACCACTCTCACCTGAACGATCATCCCTTTTTCCGCGAACGCCTCCCGACGTCCGAGCAGGTGGCCTTTTTCCTCTATACGCGTCTGAAGGAAATCATGTCCAGTCGGACGGATTCGACTGTTCGGCTCGACCAGGTGGCTGTCACGGAAATGGCTCCCTACAAGGCCATTTACCGGGAGACATCCGGATGA